A single Mustelus asterias chromosome 4, sMusAst1.hap1.1, whole genome shotgun sequence DNA region contains:
- the uraha gene encoding 5-hydroxyisourate hydrolase isoform X2 has translation MGRVTKANSPACGMAQSPLTTHILNTAQGVPAAHVAVSVSRVEDKSWREIARRVTNSDGRCPGLLTSETFVPGTYKMKFATEEYWQSLKMASFYPYIEVVFNISDASQKYHIALLLSPFSYSTYRGS, from the exons GCCAACTCCCCAGCCTGCGGAATGGCGCAGAGTCCTCTAACTACCCACATACTCAACACAGCACAAGGTGTTCCTGCTGCTCATGTCGCTGTCAGCGTTTCCAGAGTGGAGGACAAGTCgtggagagagattgcaagaaG GGTTACAAACTCCGATGGCAGGTGCCCAGGTCTTCTTACTTCAGAAACCTTTGTTCCTGGGACATACAAGATGAAGTTTGCAACAGAAGAATATTGGCAATCATTAAAGATGGCCAGTTTCTATCCATACATAGAG GTTGTTTTCAACATCTCGGATGCAAGTCAGAAGTACCACATTGCTCTTCTCCTGAGTCCCTTCTCGTACAGTACCTACCGGGGATCCTAA
- the uraha gene encoding 5-hydroxyisourate hydrolase isoform X3 yields the protein MAQSPLTTHILNTAQGVPAAHVAVSVSRVEDKSWREIARRVTNSDGRCPGLLTSETFVPGTYKMKFATEEYWQSLKMASFYPYIEVVFNISDASQKYHIALLLSPFSYSTYRGS from the exons ATGGCGCAGAGTCCTCTAACTACCCACATACTCAACACAGCACAAGGTGTTCCTGCTGCTCATGTCGCTGTCAGCGTTTCCAGAGTGGAGGACAAGTCgtggagagagattgcaagaaG GGTTACAAACTCCGATGGCAGGTGCCCAGGTCTTCTTACTTCAGAAACCTTTGTTCCTGGGACATACAAGATGAAGTTTGCAACAGAAGAATATTGGCAATCATTAAAGATGGCCAGTTTCTATCCATACATAGAG GTTGTTTTCAACATCTCGGATGCAAGTCAGAAGTACCACATTGCTCTTCTCCTGAGTCCCTTCTCGTACAGTACCTACCGGGGATCCTAA